A DNA window from Arachis duranensis cultivar V14167 chromosome 3, aradu.V14167.gnm2.J7QH, whole genome shotgun sequence contains the following coding sequences:
- the LOC107478008 gene encoding long-chain-alcohol oxidase FAO1-like, which produces MVRRECHPLLKGERGERKYRHGFFGYEMESLASICEVVIPPLPPLKDEEDELNNKDVTKSFSNISASQHPYPHEVAEILVKRGLIEAVILIRVILWVLATRLGTLLLCGSLSFGGKWPFINNFSNMGLEKREKVVQKWLKHRFLTPIRLAFAYIKVLCVYCFFSSVDEKGDNPAWKAIGYEVAADEKQKNVSNNKRPLQKGIIETMQEQSDSTLQQSLAKKGLNVTMDTKTNTLKLKCDAVVVGSGCGGGVAASVLSSAGHKVVVLEKGNYFASQDYSSLEGPSMDQLYETGGILASVDSRILVLAGSTVGGGSAVNWSACIKTPQNVMKEWSEEHKLPLFSSLEYQSAMETVCERIGVTEFCKQEGFQNQVLRKGCQNLGLKVDYVPRNSSGNHYCGSCGYGCPKGEKKGTQETWLVDAVESGAVIITGCKAEKFLLQTNTNGRRSERKNKCFGVLAKALSSRITMKLQIEAKVTVSAGGALLTPPLMISSGLRNKNIGRNLHLHPVLMTWGYFPDSNSELEGKVFEGGIITSVHKVPPRDSESSDTRAIIETPLLGPASFASLCPWESGRDFKERMLKYPRTSHLITIIRDTACGVVTSEGRISYKLSEMDKENMRIGLQQALRILIAAGAVEVGTHRSDGQRIKCGDIGYGKIEEFLDSVWPMEGALSPGEKWNIYCSAHQMGSCRMGATEKEGGVDENGESWEAEGLFVCDASLLPSAVGVNPMITIQSTAYCVSNRIVDYLKNL; this is translated from the exons atGGTGAGAAGAGAGTGCCATCCATTGTTGAagggagagagaggagagagaaaataCAGACATGGGTTTTTTGGGTATGAGATGGAATCACTTGCAAGCATATGTGAGGTTGTGATTCCTCCTTTGCCGCCATTGAAGGATGAAGAGGATGAGCTTAATAACAAGGATGTGACCAAGTCCTTCTCCAACATTTCCGCTTCTCAACATCCATACCCTCATGAG GTTGCAGAAATATTAGTGAAGAGGGGGTTAATAGAAGCAGTAATATTGATTAGAGTGATTTTGTGGGTATTAGCAACAAGGTTGGGGACCTTGTTGCTTTGTGGGTCGCTCAGCTTTGGTGGCAAATGGCCCTTTATCAATAACTTCTCAAACATGGGTttggagaaaagagaaaaggtGGTTCAGAAATGGCTGAAGCATAGGTTCCTTACACCTATAAGACTTGCATTTGCTTACATCAAAGTCTTGTGCGTCTATTGTTTCTTCTCTTCG GTTGATGAGAAGGGAGACAATCCAGCATGGAAAGCCATTGGGTATGAAGTAGCTGCTgatgaaaaacagaagaatgtcTCCAACAATAAGAGGCCTCTTCAGAAAGGGATCATAGAAACAATGCAAGAACAATCTGACTCAACTCTTCAACAATCCCTtgccaagaaaggcctcaacgTTACAATGGACACCAAAACCAACACCCTCAAACTCAAATGCGATGCAGTGGTTGTTGGCTCCGGTTGCGGCGGAGGCGTGGCCGCTTCAGTTCTCTCGAGTGCCGGCCACAAGGTGGTTGTTCTTGAGAAAGGAAACTATTTCGCTTCCCAAGACTATTCGTCTCTCGAAGGCCCTTCCATGGATCAATTGTATGAAACTGGAGGGATCCTTGCTTCAGTGGACTCTAGAATTCTGGTTCTCGCAGGATCTACTGTTGGTGGCGGTTCTGCTGTTAACTGGTCGGCGTGCATCAAAACGCCGCAAAATGTGATGAAGGAGTGGTCCGAGGAACACAAGCTTCCCCTCTTTTCGAGTTTAGAGTATCAATCTGCAATGGAAACCGTGTGTGAAAGGATTGGTGTCACAGAATTTTGTAAACAAGAAGGTTTCCAAAACCAAGTGCTGAGAAAAGGGTGTCAGAATCTTGGACTCAAGGTTGATTACGTTCCAAGAAACTCGTCCGGGAATCACTATTGCGGTTCGTGCGGTTATGGTTGTCcgaaaggagagaagaaagggACCCAAGAAACATGGCTTGTGGATGCTGTTGAGAGTGGCGCGGTGATCATTACAGGGTGCAAAGCTGAGAAATTCTTGCTTCAAACAAACACTAACGGACGAAGAAGTGAAAGAAAGAACAAGTGTTTTGGAGTTTTGGCCAAGGCTTTAAGCAGTAGAATCACAATGAAGCTCCAAATTGAAGCCAAGGTAACAGTTTCTGCGGGTGGAGCACTTCTTACACCGCCATTGATGATTTCGAGtggcttaaggaacaagaacaTTGGTAGGAACCTTCATCTTCACCCTGTTCTAATGACTTGGGGATACTTCCCTGATTCGAATTCGGAGTTGGAGGGTAAAGTCTTTGAAGGAGGAATAATCACATCGGTCCATAAGGTTCCTCCAAGAGACTCTGAATCATCAGATACACGAGCTATCATCGAAACGCCTCTGCTTGGACCGGCTTCTTTCGCTTCACTGTGTCCATGGGAATCAGGACGAGACTTCAAAGAGAGAATGCTTAAGTACCCGAGAACTTCGCATTTAATCACAATCATTAGAGACACGGCTTGTGGGGTGGTTACTTCAGAAGGAAGGATCAGTTATAAACTATCCGAAATGGATAAAGAGAACATGAGGATTGGGCTTCAGCAAGCTCTGAGGATTCTGATAGCCGCGGGGGCTGTGGAAGTAGGAACACACAGAAGTGATGGGCAGAGAATAAAATGTGGCGACATAGGTTATGGTAAAATTGAAGAGTTTCTGGACAGTGTTTGGCCCATGGAGGGCGCGCTGTCGCCGGGCGAGAAGTGGAACATATACTGCTCGGCGCACCAGATGGGGAGCTGTAGAATGGGAGCCACTGAGAAAGAAGGGGGTGTTGATGAGAATGGAGAGAGTTGGGAGGCAGAAGGGTTGTTTGTTTGTGATGCAAGTTTGCTTCCAAGTGCAGTTGGTGTCAATCCCATGATCACAATCCAATCAACTGCTTATTGTGTCTCAAATAGGATTGTTGATTATCTTAAGAATCTGTGA